From the genome of Malus domestica chromosome 04, GDT2T_hap1, one region includes:
- the LOC103433679 gene encoding ethylene-overproduction protein 1-like isoform X2, with translation MKTANKQRERKGACLDGQDKNNKKERERKSGGCNGQARPPSTSTHLVPNFASQCDQSFIPSPSFLATSLSSFSSKHPNFLSIFFGKKKKKKPKKEKYPEKPVICPPRIRLHHHRFHLQFCVFFFWVPKRWCLLGNEHNIFTTMRSLKIMDGCKGTQVFALNPSGDTAAAGNGGGAGGVGDKLLHHFRVNSIRSRSSRGSFQAPNPTANNVLLETLLPYGLPVSDLLEPQIEPSLKSVDFVETLADVYRRIEICPQFEKWKMYLEQCATFRGLSDPKLFRRSLRSARQHAVDVHSKVVLAAWLRYERREDELIGSSSMDCCGRNVECPKASLVSGYDPESVFESCMCSRTLRGEEDDDDLVMGDEVCSTSEEDGDISFCIGDAEIRCVRYNIASLSRPFNAMLYGNFTETRREKINFTQNGISVEAMRAVEIFSRIKRVDSFEVRTVLDLLSFANRFCCDELKSVCDSHLASLVCELEDAMLLIDYGLEETAHLLVAACLQVFLRELPSSLHNPHMMRLFCTSEARQRLAMSGHSSFVLYYLLSQIAIEEDMRSNTTVMLLERLAECATEIWQKQLAFHLLGVVMLERKEFKDAQWWFEEAVEVGHIYSLVGIARAKFKRGHKYAAYKQMNSLISDYTPVGWMYQERSLYCIGKEKMMDLSTATHLDPTLSYPYKYRAVSLLEENQFEAAITEINKIISFKVSPDCLELRAWFSIALEDFEGALRDVRALLTLDPNYMMFHGKMHGDHLVELLHPLVQQWSQADCWMQLYDRWSSVDDIGSLAVVHHMLANDPGKSLLHFRQSLLLLRLNCQKAAMHSLRLARNHSSSEHERLVYEGWILYDTGHREEALAKAEESIAIQRSFEAFFLKAYALADSSLDSESSTYVIQLLEEALRCPSDGLRKGQALNNLGSVYVDSDKLDLAADCYTNALNIKHTRAHQGLARVYHLKNQRKAAYDEMTKLIEKARNNASAYEKRSEYCDRDMAKSDLSMATQLDPLRTYPYRYRAAVLMDDHKEGEAIEELTKAITFKPDLQLLHLRAAFHESMGDFVSTVRDCEAALCLDPNHADTHDLYAKARERVNEQQK, from the exons atgaaaacagcCAATAAacagagagaaaggaaaggcgCATGTTTAGATGGACAAGACAAGAATaataagaaagagagagagagaaagagtggcGGTTGCAACGGCCAGGCCAGGCCACCCTCCACCTCAACACATCTGGTTCCAAATTTTGCAAGTCAATGTGATCAATCATTCATTCCCTCCCCTTCCTTCCTTGccacttctctctcttctttctcttccaaACACCCCAactttctctccattttctttgggaaaaagaaaaagaaaaaaccaaaaaaggaaaaatacccAGAAAAACCTGTGATTTGCCCACCTCGAATTCGCCTGCATCACCATCGTTTCCACCTccaattttgtgttttttttttctgggtgcCCAAACGGTGGTGCTTGCTGGGCAATGAG CATAATATATTTACAACAATGCGTAGCTTGAAGATCATGGATGGGTGTAAGGGAACTCAAGTTTTCGCGCTTAATCCTTCCGGAGACACCGCCGCCGCCGGAAACGGCGGTGGTGCTGGGGGTGTGGGGGACAAGCTTCTTCACCATTTCCGGGTCAACTCTATTCGATCCAGATCGAGTCGGGGCAGTTTTCAGGCTCCGAACCCGACCGCCAACAATGTTTTGCTCGAGACTCTTCTTCCATATGGTCTTCCGGTGTCCGATCTACTCGAGCCCCAAATCGAACCTTCCCTCAAATCGGTCGATTTTGTCGAAACCCTAGCTGATGTGTACCGTAGGATTGAGATTTGCCCCCAATTCGAGAAGTGGAAGATGTATTTGGAGCAATGTGCGACATTTCGGGGTCTGTCGGATCCAAAACTGTTCCGGCGGAGCCTCAGGTCAGCGAGGCAACACGCGGTGGATGTGCACTCGAAGGTGGTGCTAGCGGCGTGGTTGAGGTATGAGAGGAGAGAGGATGAGCTTATTGGGTCGTCATCAATGGATTGTTGTGGTAGAAATGTTGAATGTCCGAAGGCTAGTTTGGTTTCCGGGTATGATCCCGAGTCTGTTTTTGAGTCTTGTATGTGTTCTAGGACGCTGCGGGGGGAGGAGGACGATGATGATCTTGTGATGGGGGATGAGGTATGTTCCACTTCCGAGGAGGATGGTGATATTTCATTTTGTATTGGAGATGCTGAGATTAGGTGTGTTAGATACAACATTGCCTCGCTTTCTAGGCCTTTCAATGCAATGTTGTATGGTAACTTCACGGAGACGCGAAGGGAGAAGATAAATTTCACACAGAATGGGATATCTGTGGAGGCAATGAGGGCAGTCGAGATTTTTAGCAGGATAAAAAGAGTAGATTCTTTTGAAGTGAGAACTGTTTTGGACCTGCTATCCTTTGCAAACAGGTTTTGTTGCGATGAGTTGAAGTCGGTGTGTGATTctcatttggcatctttggTTTGTGAACTGGAAGATGCAATGCTGCTGATTGACTATGGATTGGAGGAGACTGCTCATCTTCTAGTGGCAGCTTGTTTGCAGGTGTTTTTGAGGGAGCTACCGAGTTCATTGCATAATCCTCATATGATGAGATTATTTTGTACTTCAGAAGCTAGGCAAAGGTTGGCTATGTCTGGGCactcttcttttgttttgtattaTTTGTTGAGCCAGATTGCTATTGAGGAAGACATGAGATCGAACACAACAGTGATGCTTCTAGAGAGGCTGGCAGAGTGTGCCACCGAAATTTGGCAGAAGCAACTTGCATTTCACCTGTTAGGTGTTGTGATGCTTGAGAGGAAAGAATTTAAAGATGCTCAGTGGTGGTTTGAAGAAGCAGTAGAGGTTGGTCATATTTATTCCTTGGTGGGCATTGCGAGGGCCAAGTTCAAGCGTGGCCATAAGTATGCAGCTTACAAGCAAATGAACTCTCTCATTTCTGATTATACACCGGTTGGGTGGATGTATCAGGAGCGATCTCTGTATTGTATTGGAAAGGAAAAGATGATGGATTTGAGCACAGCAACTCACTTGGATCCAACTCTATCTTATCCATACAAGTATAGGGCTGTTTCTTTGTTGGAGGAGAACCAGTTTGAAGCAGCTATCACAGAGATTAATAAGATAATTAGTTTCAAGGTCTCTCCTGATTGTCTTGAATTGCGGGCTTGGTTTTCAATTGCCCTTGAAGATTTTGAAGGAGCTCTCAGAGATGTCCGGGCACTCTTGACTTTGGACCCAAATTACATGATGTTTCATGGGAAAATGCATGGTGACCATCTGGTAGAGCTGCTCCACCCTCTTGTTCAACAGTGGAGTCAGGCTGATTGTTGGATGCAACTGTATGATCGATGGTCCTCTGTTGATGATATTGGTTCTCTAGCTGTTGTACATCATATGTTGGCAAATGACCCTGGGAAGAGCCTTCTACACTTTAGGCAGTCTCTCCTTCTGTTGCG GTTAAATTGTCAAAAGGCTGCTATGCATAGTCTTCGGTTGGCTCGGAATCATTCTAGTTCTGAGCATGAGCGGCTTGTCTATGAAGGATGGATCTTGTATGACACTGGCCATCGTGAAGAAGCATTGGCAAAGGCAGAGGAGTCCATTGCTATCCAGAGATCATTTGAAGCATTTTTCCTTAAAGCATATGCTTTAGCAGACTCAAGTCTTGATTCTGAGTCTTCAACATACGTGATCCAGCTTCTAGAGGAAGCGCTTAGATGCCCTTCGGATGGTCTTAGAAAAGGACAA GCTCTAAATAATTTAGGAAGCGTCTATGTAGACTCTGATAAGCTGGATCTTGCTGCCGACTGCTATACAAATGCACTCAACATTAAGCATACGAGAGCACATCAGGGTCTAGCACGAGTATATCATCTTAAAAATCAACGCAAGGCTGCATATGATGAGATGACAAAGCTGATAGAGAAGGCTCGAAACAATGCATCAGCTTATGAAAAACGTTCAGAATACTGTGACCGCGATATGGCAAAGAGTGATCTAAGTATGGCAACACAACTAGATCCCCTGAGGACATATCCGTACAGATATAGGGCAGCAG TTTTGATGGATGACCACAAAGAAGGAGAAGCCATTGAAGAGCTAACAAAGGCCATAACTTTCAAGCCAGACCTGCAGCTGCTACATCTTCGAGCAGCATTCCACGAGTCAATGGGTGACTTTGTCTCCACGGTGCGAGACTGTGAAGCAGCCCTGTGTCTTGATCCCAACCATGCTGACACTCATGACCTCTATGCTAAAGCACGGGAACGTGTCAATGAACAACAGAAGTGA
- the LOC103433679 gene encoding ethylene-overproduction protein 1-like isoform X1 yields MKTANKQRERKGACLDGQDKNNKKERERKSGGCNGQARPPSTSTHLVPNFASQCDQSFIPSPSFLATSLSSFSSKHPNFLSIFFGKKKKKKPKKEKYPEKPVICPPRIRLHHHRFHLQFCVFFFWVPKRWCLLGNEMQHNIFTTMRSLKIMDGCKGTQVFALNPSGDTAAAGNGGGAGGVGDKLLHHFRVNSIRSRSSRGSFQAPNPTANNVLLETLLPYGLPVSDLLEPQIEPSLKSVDFVETLADVYRRIEICPQFEKWKMYLEQCATFRGLSDPKLFRRSLRSARQHAVDVHSKVVLAAWLRYERREDELIGSSSMDCCGRNVECPKASLVSGYDPESVFESCMCSRTLRGEEDDDDLVMGDEVCSTSEEDGDISFCIGDAEIRCVRYNIASLSRPFNAMLYGNFTETRREKINFTQNGISVEAMRAVEIFSRIKRVDSFEVRTVLDLLSFANRFCCDELKSVCDSHLASLVCELEDAMLLIDYGLEETAHLLVAACLQVFLRELPSSLHNPHMMRLFCTSEARQRLAMSGHSSFVLYYLLSQIAIEEDMRSNTTVMLLERLAECATEIWQKQLAFHLLGVVMLERKEFKDAQWWFEEAVEVGHIYSLVGIARAKFKRGHKYAAYKQMNSLISDYTPVGWMYQERSLYCIGKEKMMDLSTATHLDPTLSYPYKYRAVSLLEENQFEAAITEINKIISFKVSPDCLELRAWFSIALEDFEGALRDVRALLTLDPNYMMFHGKMHGDHLVELLHPLVQQWSQADCWMQLYDRWSSVDDIGSLAVVHHMLANDPGKSLLHFRQSLLLLRLNCQKAAMHSLRLARNHSSSEHERLVYEGWILYDTGHREEALAKAEESIAIQRSFEAFFLKAYALADSSLDSESSTYVIQLLEEALRCPSDGLRKGQALNNLGSVYVDSDKLDLAADCYTNALNIKHTRAHQGLARVYHLKNQRKAAYDEMTKLIEKARNNASAYEKRSEYCDRDMAKSDLSMATQLDPLRTYPYRYRAAVLMDDHKEGEAIEELTKAITFKPDLQLLHLRAAFHESMGDFVSTVRDCEAALCLDPNHADTHDLYAKARERVNEQQK; encoded by the exons atgaaaacagcCAATAAacagagagaaaggaaaggcgCATGTTTAGATGGACAAGACAAGAATaataagaaagagagagagagaaagagtggcGGTTGCAACGGCCAGGCCAGGCCACCCTCCACCTCAACACATCTGGTTCCAAATTTTGCAAGTCAATGTGATCAATCATTCATTCCCTCCCCTTCCTTCCTTGccacttctctctcttctttctcttccaaACACCCCAactttctctccattttctttgggaaaaagaaaaagaaaaaaccaaaaaaggaaaaatacccAGAAAAACCTGTGATTTGCCCACCTCGAATTCGCCTGCATCACCATCGTTTCCACCTccaattttgtgttttttttttctgggtgcCCAAACGGTGGTGCTTGCTGGGCAATGAG ATGCAGCATAATATATTTACAACAATGCGTAGCTTGAAGATCATGGATGGGTGTAAGGGAACTCAAGTTTTCGCGCTTAATCCTTCCGGAGACACCGCCGCCGCCGGAAACGGCGGTGGTGCTGGGGGTGTGGGGGACAAGCTTCTTCACCATTTCCGGGTCAACTCTATTCGATCCAGATCGAGTCGGGGCAGTTTTCAGGCTCCGAACCCGACCGCCAACAATGTTTTGCTCGAGACTCTTCTTCCATATGGTCTTCCGGTGTCCGATCTACTCGAGCCCCAAATCGAACCTTCCCTCAAATCGGTCGATTTTGTCGAAACCCTAGCTGATGTGTACCGTAGGATTGAGATTTGCCCCCAATTCGAGAAGTGGAAGATGTATTTGGAGCAATGTGCGACATTTCGGGGTCTGTCGGATCCAAAACTGTTCCGGCGGAGCCTCAGGTCAGCGAGGCAACACGCGGTGGATGTGCACTCGAAGGTGGTGCTAGCGGCGTGGTTGAGGTATGAGAGGAGAGAGGATGAGCTTATTGGGTCGTCATCAATGGATTGTTGTGGTAGAAATGTTGAATGTCCGAAGGCTAGTTTGGTTTCCGGGTATGATCCCGAGTCTGTTTTTGAGTCTTGTATGTGTTCTAGGACGCTGCGGGGGGAGGAGGACGATGATGATCTTGTGATGGGGGATGAGGTATGTTCCACTTCCGAGGAGGATGGTGATATTTCATTTTGTATTGGAGATGCTGAGATTAGGTGTGTTAGATACAACATTGCCTCGCTTTCTAGGCCTTTCAATGCAATGTTGTATGGTAACTTCACGGAGACGCGAAGGGAGAAGATAAATTTCACACAGAATGGGATATCTGTGGAGGCAATGAGGGCAGTCGAGATTTTTAGCAGGATAAAAAGAGTAGATTCTTTTGAAGTGAGAACTGTTTTGGACCTGCTATCCTTTGCAAACAGGTTTTGTTGCGATGAGTTGAAGTCGGTGTGTGATTctcatttggcatctttggTTTGTGAACTGGAAGATGCAATGCTGCTGATTGACTATGGATTGGAGGAGACTGCTCATCTTCTAGTGGCAGCTTGTTTGCAGGTGTTTTTGAGGGAGCTACCGAGTTCATTGCATAATCCTCATATGATGAGATTATTTTGTACTTCAGAAGCTAGGCAAAGGTTGGCTATGTCTGGGCactcttcttttgttttgtattaTTTGTTGAGCCAGATTGCTATTGAGGAAGACATGAGATCGAACACAACAGTGATGCTTCTAGAGAGGCTGGCAGAGTGTGCCACCGAAATTTGGCAGAAGCAACTTGCATTTCACCTGTTAGGTGTTGTGATGCTTGAGAGGAAAGAATTTAAAGATGCTCAGTGGTGGTTTGAAGAAGCAGTAGAGGTTGGTCATATTTATTCCTTGGTGGGCATTGCGAGGGCCAAGTTCAAGCGTGGCCATAAGTATGCAGCTTACAAGCAAATGAACTCTCTCATTTCTGATTATACACCGGTTGGGTGGATGTATCAGGAGCGATCTCTGTATTGTATTGGAAAGGAAAAGATGATGGATTTGAGCACAGCAACTCACTTGGATCCAACTCTATCTTATCCATACAAGTATAGGGCTGTTTCTTTGTTGGAGGAGAACCAGTTTGAAGCAGCTATCACAGAGATTAATAAGATAATTAGTTTCAAGGTCTCTCCTGATTGTCTTGAATTGCGGGCTTGGTTTTCAATTGCCCTTGAAGATTTTGAAGGAGCTCTCAGAGATGTCCGGGCACTCTTGACTTTGGACCCAAATTACATGATGTTTCATGGGAAAATGCATGGTGACCATCTGGTAGAGCTGCTCCACCCTCTTGTTCAACAGTGGAGTCAGGCTGATTGTTGGATGCAACTGTATGATCGATGGTCCTCTGTTGATGATATTGGTTCTCTAGCTGTTGTACATCATATGTTGGCAAATGACCCTGGGAAGAGCCTTCTACACTTTAGGCAGTCTCTCCTTCTGTTGCG GTTAAATTGTCAAAAGGCTGCTATGCATAGTCTTCGGTTGGCTCGGAATCATTCTAGTTCTGAGCATGAGCGGCTTGTCTATGAAGGATGGATCTTGTATGACACTGGCCATCGTGAAGAAGCATTGGCAAAGGCAGAGGAGTCCATTGCTATCCAGAGATCATTTGAAGCATTTTTCCTTAAAGCATATGCTTTAGCAGACTCAAGTCTTGATTCTGAGTCTTCAACATACGTGATCCAGCTTCTAGAGGAAGCGCTTAGATGCCCTTCGGATGGTCTTAGAAAAGGACAA GCTCTAAATAATTTAGGAAGCGTCTATGTAGACTCTGATAAGCTGGATCTTGCTGCCGACTGCTATACAAATGCACTCAACATTAAGCATACGAGAGCACATCAGGGTCTAGCACGAGTATATCATCTTAAAAATCAACGCAAGGCTGCATATGATGAGATGACAAAGCTGATAGAGAAGGCTCGAAACAATGCATCAGCTTATGAAAAACGTTCAGAATACTGTGACCGCGATATGGCAAAGAGTGATCTAAGTATGGCAACACAACTAGATCCCCTGAGGACATATCCGTACAGATATAGGGCAGCAG TTTTGATGGATGACCACAAAGAAGGAGAAGCCATTGAAGAGCTAACAAAGGCCATAACTTTCAAGCCAGACCTGCAGCTGCTACATCTTCGAGCAGCATTCCACGAGTCAATGGGTGACTTTGTCTCCACGGTGCGAGACTGTGAAGCAGCCCTGTGTCTTGATCCCAACCATGCTGACACTCATGACCTCTATGCTAAAGCACGGGAACGTGTCAATGAACAACAGAAGTGA
- the LOC103434010 gene encoding uncharacterized protein produces MLNFNAPLLSTRRLGNSGGEDLQGASLPASERIPFSWERVPGKPKDSNAGDDIQPGDTPRPKLPPGWWHRPLDKDNECDHELDDGCEGDIDDDDDLRDLEDDIYDVDYSNEAFSDAIDVFSLSEAIDIVEKKAQREQETDHSLKLKLAEESRDEMNQNCPNFIIERFLPDATALAAPSALKLNVSQMSSSKRLCYPWNYPEPAEACVSRTVCRQSYSSPKGCGLQGFFPWRMKHKLCRAKSPVDAQAQCSVKHKKNRS; encoded by the coding sequence ATGCTGAACTTCAATGCACCACTCCTCTCAACCCGCCGCCTTGGAAACTCCGGCGGTGAAGATTTACAAGGTGCATCGCTGCCAGCGAGCGAGCGGATTCCGTTTTCCTGGGAACGAGTCCCTGGCAAGCCCAAGGACTCGAATGCGGGTGACGATATCCAGCCTGGGGACACTCCTCGCCCAAAGCTTCCCCCAGGCTGGTGGCACCGGCCTCTTGACAAGGACAACGAGTGTGATCATGAACTCGATGATGGATGTGAGGGCGACattgatgacgatgatgatcTACGTGACCTTGAGGATGATATCTACGATGTTGATTACAGCAACGAGGCCTTCTCGGATGCCATAGATGTGTTCTCACTCTCAGAGGCAATAGACATTGTGGAAAAGAAAGCACAGAGAGAACAAGAAACAGATCACagcttgaagttgaagcttgCAGAAGAATCAAGGGACGAGATGAATCAAAACTGTCCGAATTTCATAATCGAGCGGTTTCTTCCGGACGCAACTGCATTGGCTGCACCTTCTGCTCTGAAGCTAAACGTGTCACAGATGAGTTCAAGCAAGAGACTCTGCTACCCGTGGAATTATCCCGAGCCGGCGGAGGCCTGTGTTTCGAGAACGGTGTGCAGGCAGTCGTACTCGTCGCCCAAGGGTTGTGGCTTGCAAGGTTTCTTCCCTTGGCGGATGAAGCATAAGCTCTGTCGAGCGAAAAGCCCTGTCGATGCACAAGCTCAATGCAGTGTAAAACACAAGAAAAATAGATCATGA
- the LOC103433679 gene encoding ethylene-overproduction protein 1-like isoform X3, with the protein MQHNIFTTMRSLKIMDGCKGTQVFALNPSGDTAAAGNGGGAGGVGDKLLHHFRVNSIRSRSSRGSFQAPNPTANNVLLETLLPYGLPVSDLLEPQIEPSLKSVDFVETLADVYRRIEICPQFEKWKMYLEQCATFRGLSDPKLFRRSLRSARQHAVDVHSKVVLAAWLRYERREDELIGSSSMDCCGRNVECPKASLVSGYDPESVFESCMCSRTLRGEEDDDDLVMGDEVCSTSEEDGDISFCIGDAEIRCVRYNIASLSRPFNAMLYGNFTETRREKINFTQNGISVEAMRAVEIFSRIKRVDSFEVRTVLDLLSFANRFCCDELKSVCDSHLASLVCELEDAMLLIDYGLEETAHLLVAACLQVFLRELPSSLHNPHMMRLFCTSEARQRLAMSGHSSFVLYYLLSQIAIEEDMRSNTTVMLLERLAECATEIWQKQLAFHLLGVVMLERKEFKDAQWWFEEAVEVGHIYSLVGIARAKFKRGHKYAAYKQMNSLISDYTPVGWMYQERSLYCIGKEKMMDLSTATHLDPTLSYPYKYRAVSLLEENQFEAAITEINKIISFKVSPDCLELRAWFSIALEDFEGALRDVRALLTLDPNYMMFHGKMHGDHLVELLHPLVQQWSQADCWMQLYDRWSSVDDIGSLAVVHHMLANDPGKSLLHFRQSLLLLRLNCQKAAMHSLRLARNHSSSEHERLVYEGWILYDTGHREEALAKAEESIAIQRSFEAFFLKAYALADSSLDSESSTYVIQLLEEALRCPSDGLRKGQALNNLGSVYVDSDKLDLAADCYTNALNIKHTRAHQGLARVYHLKNQRKAAYDEMTKLIEKARNNASAYEKRSEYCDRDMAKSDLSMATQLDPLRTYPYRYRAAVLMDDHKEGEAIEELTKAITFKPDLQLLHLRAAFHESMGDFVSTVRDCEAALCLDPNHADTHDLYAKARERVNEQQK; encoded by the exons ATGCAGCATAATATATTTACAACAATGCGTAGCTTGAAGATCATGGATGGGTGTAAGGGAACTCAAGTTTTCGCGCTTAATCCTTCCGGAGACACCGCCGCCGCCGGAAACGGCGGTGGTGCTGGGGGTGTGGGGGACAAGCTTCTTCACCATTTCCGGGTCAACTCTATTCGATCCAGATCGAGTCGGGGCAGTTTTCAGGCTCCGAACCCGACCGCCAACAATGTTTTGCTCGAGACTCTTCTTCCATATGGTCTTCCGGTGTCCGATCTACTCGAGCCCCAAATCGAACCTTCCCTCAAATCGGTCGATTTTGTCGAAACCCTAGCTGATGTGTACCGTAGGATTGAGATTTGCCCCCAATTCGAGAAGTGGAAGATGTATTTGGAGCAATGTGCGACATTTCGGGGTCTGTCGGATCCAAAACTGTTCCGGCGGAGCCTCAGGTCAGCGAGGCAACACGCGGTGGATGTGCACTCGAAGGTGGTGCTAGCGGCGTGGTTGAGGTATGAGAGGAGAGAGGATGAGCTTATTGGGTCGTCATCAATGGATTGTTGTGGTAGAAATGTTGAATGTCCGAAGGCTAGTTTGGTTTCCGGGTATGATCCCGAGTCTGTTTTTGAGTCTTGTATGTGTTCTAGGACGCTGCGGGGGGAGGAGGACGATGATGATCTTGTGATGGGGGATGAGGTATGTTCCACTTCCGAGGAGGATGGTGATATTTCATTTTGTATTGGAGATGCTGAGATTAGGTGTGTTAGATACAACATTGCCTCGCTTTCTAGGCCTTTCAATGCAATGTTGTATGGTAACTTCACGGAGACGCGAAGGGAGAAGATAAATTTCACACAGAATGGGATATCTGTGGAGGCAATGAGGGCAGTCGAGATTTTTAGCAGGATAAAAAGAGTAGATTCTTTTGAAGTGAGAACTGTTTTGGACCTGCTATCCTTTGCAAACAGGTTTTGTTGCGATGAGTTGAAGTCGGTGTGTGATTctcatttggcatctttggTTTGTGAACTGGAAGATGCAATGCTGCTGATTGACTATGGATTGGAGGAGACTGCTCATCTTCTAGTGGCAGCTTGTTTGCAGGTGTTTTTGAGGGAGCTACCGAGTTCATTGCATAATCCTCATATGATGAGATTATTTTGTACTTCAGAAGCTAGGCAAAGGTTGGCTATGTCTGGGCactcttcttttgttttgtattaTTTGTTGAGCCAGATTGCTATTGAGGAAGACATGAGATCGAACACAACAGTGATGCTTCTAGAGAGGCTGGCAGAGTGTGCCACCGAAATTTGGCAGAAGCAACTTGCATTTCACCTGTTAGGTGTTGTGATGCTTGAGAGGAAAGAATTTAAAGATGCTCAGTGGTGGTTTGAAGAAGCAGTAGAGGTTGGTCATATTTATTCCTTGGTGGGCATTGCGAGGGCCAAGTTCAAGCGTGGCCATAAGTATGCAGCTTACAAGCAAATGAACTCTCTCATTTCTGATTATACACCGGTTGGGTGGATGTATCAGGAGCGATCTCTGTATTGTATTGGAAAGGAAAAGATGATGGATTTGAGCACAGCAACTCACTTGGATCCAACTCTATCTTATCCATACAAGTATAGGGCTGTTTCTTTGTTGGAGGAGAACCAGTTTGAAGCAGCTATCACAGAGATTAATAAGATAATTAGTTTCAAGGTCTCTCCTGATTGTCTTGAATTGCGGGCTTGGTTTTCAATTGCCCTTGAAGATTTTGAAGGAGCTCTCAGAGATGTCCGGGCACTCTTGACTTTGGACCCAAATTACATGATGTTTCATGGGAAAATGCATGGTGACCATCTGGTAGAGCTGCTCCACCCTCTTGTTCAACAGTGGAGTCAGGCTGATTGTTGGATGCAACTGTATGATCGATGGTCCTCTGTTGATGATATTGGTTCTCTAGCTGTTGTACATCATATGTTGGCAAATGACCCTGGGAAGAGCCTTCTACACTTTAGGCAGTCTCTCCTTCTGTTGCG GTTAAATTGTCAAAAGGCTGCTATGCATAGTCTTCGGTTGGCTCGGAATCATTCTAGTTCTGAGCATGAGCGGCTTGTCTATGAAGGATGGATCTTGTATGACACTGGCCATCGTGAAGAAGCATTGGCAAAGGCAGAGGAGTCCATTGCTATCCAGAGATCATTTGAAGCATTTTTCCTTAAAGCATATGCTTTAGCAGACTCAAGTCTTGATTCTGAGTCTTCAACATACGTGATCCAGCTTCTAGAGGAAGCGCTTAGATGCCCTTCGGATGGTCTTAGAAAAGGACAA GCTCTAAATAATTTAGGAAGCGTCTATGTAGACTCTGATAAGCTGGATCTTGCTGCCGACTGCTATACAAATGCACTCAACATTAAGCATACGAGAGCACATCAGGGTCTAGCACGAGTATATCATCTTAAAAATCAACGCAAGGCTGCATATGATGAGATGACAAAGCTGATAGAGAAGGCTCGAAACAATGCATCAGCTTATGAAAAACGTTCAGAATACTGTGACCGCGATATGGCAAAGAGTGATCTAAGTATGGCAACACAACTAGATCCCCTGAGGACATATCCGTACAGATATAGGGCAGCAG TTTTGATGGATGACCACAAAGAAGGAGAAGCCATTGAAGAGCTAACAAAGGCCATAACTTTCAAGCCAGACCTGCAGCTGCTACATCTTCGAGCAGCATTCCACGAGTCAATGGGTGACTTTGTCTCCACGGTGCGAGACTGTGAAGCAGCCCTGTGTCTTGATCCCAACCATGCTGACACTCATGACCTCTATGCTAAAGCACGGGAACGTGTCAATGAACAACAGAAGTGA